Part of the Carassius carassius chromosome 20, fCarCar2.1, whole genome shotgun sequence genome, AAAATATGAAACACTATGTCATAATTACACATCACAAATGTGTGTCATGATAACTAAGACTGTAACAAGCGAAATAAACACACACTCGCAAtctctcataaaaacaatctCTCCGGTTACATCGACTCAATTTAGAGAACATCAAAGGTTCATTTCTTGTCATATTAGCATTGGTTTATCAAAATAGATGCGAGATATCGATCATGTCGCTTACCTTGCTGTGCGATCCTATAAAAGTACGCCTTGTATTACAGTCAAACGAAAAAGCAGTGAAGATGTACCTGTGTCGCTAAAAATTCCGCATCATCTGATGACACGCGTTTCGGTCATACAGGAAATAGCGTGTGTTGTTTTGGAAAGGGAATTCTGGGATATGTAGTACAAGTAGGAAGTGAGTCAGACCTACCCACTGCTCCACTGTAATTCATTAATTATATGCAGCTCTACACCACCTACTAAATATATAACAAACAATAACATAGCTGTtagaattattataatatatacgtTAAAATTATACTATTTTGCCCTAAAAgtcaaaaatttaaatgtttaaattcctTTGAATTAGAAAGACAGGTAGCATCTACAGACAAATGCTGCAGCTTTTCTCAGAATGAACTTTTGACTTTTAATCAACTGGAAGTTGTAGTTTATCACATTAATTGTGGAAAAATGAGTgtccaaataatttattttaacttcATTTTGAACAATATAGCCTACATTATCTAACTTATTTATCAACAAACTCATTTAGTCTGCACTTAAAATTAGCACACAATTTACCTGTACATTCAAAACTGtacattgtaatatacctgcacatacaattgtacatttttatatattgttattctttatttacttgttaaatgttttatttattttttacctgtgtttttgttctgtcattCTGTTCCACTGTGGGAGTTTCTGTCTTGAAAACAAATTCTttatatgtgtaaacatacctggcaataaagctcattctgattctgatgataaTTTCATTACTCTTTTTACGAAATGATAAGATATTAGATTAGATGTGATGTCTTTAATGCAAAATAGACATTTTTAGTTTTAGAGTCACTGTATTCTCGTATTCATCTCTTCAAAATGCTATCATACATTATTTGATAACATAATGTTAGCTCatgtcatttataatgttaattattgagattattatttatttcacagcTCTAGAGACTTGAGCAAAACACCcatgctttaatatttgtctATGCAAAACATTGTCTTATAAAAGGTAtatattgttaaattaatttgCGGTAGTAATGagataaacaattttatttaaatcaaatacatttctttaataacatttgaaaataaactgtaaacaaacacattgtacatcattttaaaggctaaataaaacaataagtaGACAAACAGAATATTAACTGTCAAACAAAATATTAAGTGCCACATTAGTCCATCCTAGATCAGAACAACACATAGTTGTAATTTGCCCCAAATTTGGGATATTAAAAATGAGACTTCAATAATATGAGGCACAGTTCTCACTGTAAATCAACAAGAACTATTGAACCTAAAActgatatttttgttcatttcaaaGCTGAATATATTTAACAGTACCTGCAATCATTTTGTGTGCTCTTTGACAGTCTAATTTCATTCATTTAGAATCTGTTTATTAAAGCCTACTGTATTGTGGTTAATGTATATTGAGCATGTAAAGCAGAGCGAGGTATTCAACAGTCAGATGTCATCTTCTCAGTCAGAGTGGACTGGCAAGTGCTGGGTGGGTCGAACACCCCAGGGTCACTAATGCCCAGCTGAAGGTCAAAGAAGCGCGTGGACGTGGTCACGCTACTGTTTTTGGTGTATGTCTCCTGCACGGGATAGCAGTCCTTCAGAGTATACACACCAACCCAAGCTTCGTCTGTGAAAGACAGAAAAAATGGGCAAAGTTCAGACCATGCAAATCAGGATATAATGGTATAAACATACTTATAATAAACATACCTTTGCGAGCTGGTTTCCGATCAGACCATTCTTGGACCTCGATCATGTCTCCAGGTCCTCCGATGAAGTACTGGTCCTCGTATGTGGAGTTCAGGGGAATATCATAAGGGTCCCAGGCCTCCGTCAGAGCGATCTTTGCACACTGCTTAGTAATTTCCTCTATTTGGAAAAGCACTCCACTCTTGAACAAGTAGATGTACTCAAAGAACCTCAAAGACAATTGCACAATCCAAATACTTTTAATACAAGcacattttatctttatttaaaaaaatatataaaatattgattcaGCTGTGTGTGGTCATTCTAATTTTGACAATAACATAATGGTAAACAACAGTTGAAGCAATCTTATTTTGCACGGACCAAAATAgaatttactactactactactactaataataataaataataataaattactaacttgtcttgttttcagaatTAAATCTGAATGATTTTATGcttaaaaacaagacaaaatatatttttttgtcaatcAATCTTTTGAGAAAACAAGACTTTATATACCTTACGTCCGTTTTCTtaaatgtgtgtacagtatatatatatatatatatatatatatatatatatatatatatatatatatatatatatatatatagtatactccAAAATTATTACCTTGATATTTTTAACCTAAATTATTACCTAGATTTGGTGGTGTTGCTGAATGAccaatattacaattataaataatttttgttttaatgattatGATGATAATAGTTAATCTTGATATATTTTTCTGCAATAAGACGTTCTACATTGTTGTTTTACTTATCAGATACATTTGTATCGACGTTTTAgatagaaaacaagacaaaaacattgcTGAAGTGATGAGAACGCATATTAAAATCTATTTCATAGCATTTGATGAATTCGTACTTCTTGCATGGTGTGTGTCCTGTCTTCTGCTCCAGGACCCTAATTCGCTGATTCTGTGCATCATAGGAGACCGCTGCCCGTGTGTTTCGTCCCGTCCCGTGATCATACTCGACGGTGCGACCCTCCCACTGTAACGGCGCGAGACAGGGCTGCGGCGCCGCCGCTGCTGACCGAGGAAAGATCGCACAAGGCACCATCGAGGATAATGAGAGTACTAGCGCAAAAACTACAAAGCCTGACATGTCTTTCGCTGTGAAGATAtaattacaaaagatttaaatgTTCCCATAAATATTCAAGGCCTGTGAGTGAAGGAGAGGGTTTTCCAGAAAGTGTCTACGCCAGTGCGCCGGTGCCTAATCCAAAATAACTCACCGCACCAGCATCCATGTCACAAACACGTCGGAAACACTGATTGGTCAGATATATCCAGTCGCATGACAAAcctatttcattatttttcactagcctgaaaaaattatatataataatatattcaactatataagtaatattattactttttattaataatattattgtataatttattaataattaaaatattaaaacgtattattttaaaatgtaattgtttctgaagaaaaaaatattttcaccaTAATAATACTGAGCTTTTTAAATAATCCTTATaatgataaatgtattattaatatgctATTATTAATGTATAGTATTAGTATTTGCAAATTTCATgcgttatttacatttttgttgttcGAACCATAAGATTTTATCATTATAATGCCACACAATTTGAACGGTTAGTATAAATAACAGTTCATATGGTGGTAACTACAGCACCAACAACAACATATGTTATTTAGTGTTTACTTTTTTGTTCTTAATCTAGAAAATTACGAACAATAACAATTTATCTCTGTACATTGAAATAATGTGTTACCTACAAATCTGACCACATAGTCAGTATCAGGAGTATGTTCTGTTATTATCATAGGTTATTATAAACGCCGCCATTTGCACCAGTTTGTTTACGAGCCGATATTACTGACACATCCAGACCACCAGGTGGCAGCATCTTTTGGTGCCGATTCCTTTTGACTTTAGTCTGCCTGTCTTTAATGTGTGTTTAgtgtttcttttactgtctatggtttagtGTTGTTGTCGTTTTAATATGGCGAGTCCCGTCTTGTGTGTACTAAAATCTGgttaaagagactgacagaatgTCTGATAGTCAGAGACTCACAGATTGAACCCAGTGGTGATGATCTCCCAGAGGAGGTAGCATTTGATGCGTCAAAAGAGTGCTGCTCTGAAGAGAGTTAAAGATGAACTGGAAGCAGCCGAAAGGTCCGTGAGTGAGTCCACTGGCTCCAGACAAAGCACATGAGCGTCCTCAGGGTAAACATGCTCGTTTTCTCACTTTGTTTTCAGAGGAAAGATCCTACTGAAGGAGAAGCGAAAACAGCTATTTCAAGAACAAAAGGTCCTCAGGATGTCTACTACATTATTATTTCCAAGAAAAGCTTATACACTCTTAACGTAGTTCACAGTAAATTGTGTATTTAACGTCAAAATATCACGAAACGTTATGTCTGTTGTTTTAGAGAAGAAAAAACGTCTTCCTCAAGGGCTCTTGGAGGAATTTGATAAAGAACCCCAAAAGTAAGATCTCCAGCTAAATGGAAACCATTTGATTCCTTTAATCATTTTGAAAACTTCATAGATTGTCATTTCTTAATTTGTGCAGAGCTTCTGTCCCTCAAAAAGAAACGAGCCAAGGTGCAGCTGTGGGGTTTAAGAACAAATAACGTGAAAGtgaagtcgtgacatttgccaagtatggttacccatagtcggaattggtgctctgcatttaacccatccaagtgcacacacacacacagcagtgaacacaccgtCAAACACACACCCGGACCAGTGGGCAGCTCTAGATCCAGCCTCCGGGGAGCAACTGGGTGGAAGAGattgctgttcattcactccctcccacctacaactcctgccagcaccgagactcaaaccggcgaccttctggtaactagtccggctctctaaccattaggccacagctgctccATTCTTGGGTGAGTAGTGATATTTTCATGTTTAGCTAGTACACTGTGTCCTCAACATGTTTTGTAAAGCAAAAGGCTGAGCTGTCTTTATTCATTTATAGGTGCTTCCCAAAAAGCCAGGATTGCAAGGTCCAACAAACGGTTTATACGCCAACAGAAACGGATTCCTTTATGAGacaaaaacagaagaaagaactGCTGAATTATGAGTTCACCGCATGAAAAGGTGGCTTCAGTCATCCTGCTGTTTTTGACCATGTGGATCATATTTTTTCGAAAGGACGCCTTTAATTATTTCAAGCATTTTTCTTTAAACCtcatatagttaaaaaaaacctttataaaccTTATTATTTAATAAGATAAAgtcatttaaaaagaaatgacTCCCCTTATATCTAGTGTACAAATTAAACTGAAACCGGAACATTTTTAATAGTGGAAGAAGCCGAATGTAAATTGAAGTGTGCAAATTTACTCTACACTTCAATAAATGTAAACCTGATCTAAAGATTAACAGTTCATTTGTCGGTTACTTTGtacataatattaattttattaaactaaatgactaaatggCCAAGTTTTGGTTATAGCATTTTACAAGGAAGCTAAAAggaaagtttacccaaaaataaaaattctgtcatttactcgtGTTGGGTTTACAACCCATATAGCTTTGCTTAATCTTCAAAacacacattaagatattttaaataaaaccggagaggtttctgtccctccatttaaATTCTAGGTAACCACAACTTATAAGATTCAGAAAGATTATTAAGGCATCATAAAACGATTTAATACAAATCAAGTCTTGTAAAGAGATATATTTAATTCAGGCTTTAATTCACAAATATACAGACAAACAAGCTTTCATGTTTACCATATGTGATTCGCTATATGTGTTTGAatcatttatatgtaaataaaagcctaaattaaatctggtTATCCTATAAAATTATTCCATCTCTTCACAAAACTATCATTAACTGTTTAATTCATATGAATCGTTTCACAATGTGCTTCTCACGTTTTTGGATCTCTAAAGTGTTGGTTAACTGGAAGTGGAGAGATCAAACCTCTCAGGCTTcaacaaaaatatcttcattaatGTGATGAAAGAGTGACCAAAGTCTCACAAGTTTTAGTAAATGAGAATTTAcaccattttcacttttgggtgaactttttctttaaatgtgtGACGAGACAATCAAACTTGGCTTTTTTAATGCTCTTGTGTAACGTTAAAACACTCGCTGAAATGTGTCAAAACAGACGGGTATATCTCGTTCAACTGGGTATTTACCTTTTATTACTGAAAATGATAAGACAGTGTTGATGACAATACTGTACCATTCTCCTTGTTTTAAAAGTACTGATGATCTGAGGGATTGACCGGTAAACAAGAGGAGAAAAAACAATCGAGCAGGCATATGACCTTAGTTTCACTGTGTTCCCGGCGCACATCCAAACTGCACAAAAACACAGTTCAGGCAACGATGATGACAGAATGCCtgaatatggacttttaaaagaTGGAGTAAGAGATTGGGTGGATGAAAAGACCATAGACATCAATACAATTACAAATCAAAGTGTCTGAACATTGCATCAATCCTGCTGTGCAGTTGGCAGAGGGAAGGTGCGCTTGCACAAAAAAGGGCATAACTCAAGACAGCTCACACTAACGCTCTACACTAAATACCACCACTAAGGAGGACTCCAGCAGTGTTAGGTTTTCTGGGTTGGATTTTTTTTACGTTAAGATAACTAAATGTTCCACTCCTCATGTTAAtataattgcaatattttttctttttttttttcttttataaatggtAAAGTACACAAGCTGAGACCTGAAAATAGCAGGGTGTTGCCGAGGTGGGAGCGTAGTTATTCGGTCTCGCTCACTCTGCCAGCTTTCAACCTAGAACAAATATATCTTATATGCAAGTTtactgataataacaataattatgtcATAATAACTTTCCTCATGCCTTGTAAATTAGGAAACAACAATCAGAGCCTGCTGCcctccccccacccccacccaaaACTTCCTCCCctcccccaaaataaaaaaagacaaaaggaaaaaaaaaataaagaccatAATGATCAGGGGATTTTATCTGACTTTTAAGAACCCCTCTTCCTAATGTGTCTTTAGGCCAGTTTAGGTCCGGGTGAAGAGGATCCAGTCTCGTCAGAGAGCCAGGATGGGTCTGGCCATATGGAGGCTCAGTTCATCAGGCCATGGTTTCAAAGCTGGCCCCAGCTTTTGGGGGGTAGTCTGGGATGGACTGGGATGACGTGGGCCTCTTTCACGTGgtcatttaaagggataattctcCAGGGGTTAGTGCAGGTAATCATCCACTGATGCGAAGGCGCAGGATCCGCTGCCTGTGCGAGCCATGAGGGACAGACACTGAGCTGCCTGGCCGACAGAGAGCGCCAACGGAGGCTGCTTTGGCAGGTTATGAGTCTCTGCATGAGagaaaaaagttacattaaatgcTAAATGCCAATGTTGAATTGTTAAGATTCAAGAATAAGCTGCAATACACACCAccattcaagtatatttttaaataaatgtatgcttttatttaccaaagacacattaaattgattaaaaggtACAGTTAAGactttcataatgttacaaaaccatcctattttaaatacacagttcacttgaactttctattcattaaagtatCCTGCAAAAAAGTACTCAAAGATATAAAccaccacaactgttttcaacattgataaatataagcaatgtttcttgaaaaccaaatcagcatgttagaatgattcctgaagcatcatgtgacaatgaaaactggagtaatgatgctgaaaattcagctttccataggaataaattacattttgaaatatactgcaatatgaaatggttattttcacaatattaccgttttgaATGCTAGGGTTAATGCCATATAAACATAATCTAATACACAAATGACATCATAGTGTGGACAGTGTATACTGTTCGTAAGCTGCATCGACCAGTAAAAAACATGAGTGATCGAACAACAACCACAAAAAGATATTATCCTATTGTTCTCTACAATAAGCACCTAGCTTAGTTTCAGGAAAAGAGGCATTTTTTGGCTCAAATACACTGGATGCAGTTTTGAGCATGTTGTCAACATTAAATGAAGACTTGACAGGGAGAGATGAGAAAAAACAAATGAGAAGAGAAAAttcaaacaatttatttataaaaattatttataataatgtgtTTGGATTGTAAATTCTGAATATGAATGTGCAATTACGTTGTAATAtttgcaaaatattaaaacagtctGTGCATGTATTATGTGACAGAATCCTTTCAATAGACCTACAATACAAAAGGGCTGGTGAGGGATCAGCAGCACCTGATTTATCtaaacattaatgttttttttttaatcaaaatacagcATAATGTTGCTCACTTAGGCTTTTTTGCTCACTTTTCTTAATTCTGAAAGCAACAAAGGGATCACTGTGGTGACTAAGTTGTTCTGATTTGATCAAAGGTGGTACTTGGCCTGTAAAGATTGAGAACAAATGttccaatataaaaaaactagTGGTGCCTACCTAATATTGCACTGTTGAGTGTTGAGCAGACAGGCTCTCTCTGGATGGAGTCTAACTGGTAGCCCACAGGGCTGCTCCATGGATCTGAATATGCCAGCAAACTGAATGCATCCTTCAAGAACGGAGACAGTAAGAGGTTTTAgaataaaacatatatacatCTCTATGCTTACTGACCATTACCATCATAACCAAAATACACTTTATACTATGTTTTCCTAAAGACCATTTTAAATCATATATGTGATTATAAGTACAAACACCCATACATCCAACTTTCAAAACAAGTGTATATATAAGCTGCGAATGCTCCACATACCCAGGCCATTTGAGAGAATAAGTTAATGGGGTTATTAATATAAACATGATTATAAGTTGATCCcttgtcatttaaaatgtaacttaaagcTTAAAGAGTTAGGAGTAAgtaatatgatttattttccAAGCGGCAGTATTTTTATGTGAATCTACGTCAGTTACGGAAGCTTCCAGATGACTTGTCGCCTCCGCTCTGTCACTATGACTCGTCAGGACTGTAGTGTGTTCTCATTGGTTTGCTAACCTGTGGCTGATTTCTTGTGTGAGGTAAGCTGTCCGCGAAGCGCTCGCCCAAATGGAAAAATTAGCTGTTGCTGTCAGATCTCAATTGCCGAAAATCACATTGTGTTTGATGCAAAACCAACTCACCAGaatcaaaggaaaaaaacaatgtaactatatttttgttttctcaagcaaagtaaattttaaaagtccactgaaaacatatttttgaaaaattttctgaaCATTTTTCTGAACTTTAAGATGTTATTGTTCCCTTTGTTTTCTGTATGCTCATGTCGCTTGCAGCTAAAGTCCTTCTCTGATTTTATTGTTGTTTGCAACGTTGCAACTTGGTAATATTAATTTGGGTAATTTGCATATTAGAGTAGCCTAGTGTCACCTCTGTGGGAGTTTGGCTCCTATTCACTGGgaataaaaaaatcattcagtAGATGCAGAGACACATAGACCTTTCCCCACCCTCTGAATATTACGTATCATTATGTAACTACATGTAAACATTATTTGGTGGTTTTTACTTGGAAAACCAGCTATTTTTTTTCTAGCATTCGAATAACTATGGATAAACCTGAAACGGTAGAAGAAGGATTTAAAGATGAATTTCATTTACAAATAAGGTAGGAAATGTGCATACTTTTAAATCGACACCTGCCACTGTGTTTCTTTTATCTTCTTATTGTCTTAATCTTATCAAGCAGCATACCCGGTTAAAAAAGTCACAGCTCGCCACTTGTGTATATTAAAGGCAGTACCTTGAGCATCTTCTTATTGGCTGAGTTTTTTCCCCTTTCACGGCGCAAGTGTTCACTCATGCTCTGTAGCTCTCGGCCGAACTGAATCATCCTCTCAATGGCTGCCTGGCTCCCTCCGCACAACTGCCTCTTAGACTGAGCACTATCCACTTCTGTGTAAAGAACATTTAATCCTTTTAAAAATGGAACACAAGATTCATTTGCGAAACATAACTGACTAAAGTCACAGGCACAACATCAGATATAATAAACAGATCACATAGGAAAAACCCTTTGACTCACAAAAAAAACTTCATTGCAGACACACAGGAAATCATCAGAAGACTGAGCCCAATTAATGTTCTCACCCATATCTCCATCACATTCCTCCAAGTCTATCCCGTGAGTAGAGCTGCCATTCAGAAATCCATTTGAAGAGGATTCAGACAATCCGTTTGAGAAGTGATCAACCTCCATCTCCACCTCAGCACTGCGAGGAAGAGTCAACATTTACTCAACAGGTTTGTTTTGTGCTGTACAGTTACTTTGTTCCTATATAATTTGCCCGTCAGAATTAAAGTTGCAATGAAACTGAGGTAACGACAACGTTTCTTCTGTATTATGATGTACATGCATCTGAGTGAACAGATTTAGGCATGGGCATTTTGGGCAATTTCTCATTTCGATCATCAATAGGTTACAAAAACGACTAATTGAGTACTCGGGGGGTGGAGCATGTGAAGTGGGTGGGGCATGGCCATAATGGAGATGATGAAAATAACTGAAGACTGTTATGAAAATGAATGTTAACAATAAACATTTGACATGAAAACATGTCTAAGAAAACATGAttacctctagactggactattgcaatgcacttctaggtggttgtcctgcttcgtcaataaacaagctacaggtagtccaaaatgcagcagctagagtccttacgaggtcaagaaaatatgatcatattaccccaattttacagtctctgcactggctacctattaagttccgtatcagttacaaattatcattacttacctataaggccctaaatggtttagctcctgcgtacctaactagccttctaccacgctacaacccatcacgcaccctaaggtcacaaaacgctggacttttggtagttcctaggatagcaaagtccactaaaggaggtagagctttctcacatt contains:
- the epdr1 gene encoding mammalian ependymin-related protein 1, which produces MSGFVVFALVLSLSSMVPCAIFPRSAAAAPQPCLAPLQWEGRTVEYDHGTGRNTRAAVSYDAQNQRIRVLEQKTGHTPCKKFFEYIYLFKSGVLFQIEEITKQCAKIALTEAWDPYDIPLNSTYEDQYFIGGPGDMIEVQEWSDRKPARKDEAWVGVYTLKDCYPVQETYTKNSSVTTSTRFFDLQLGISDPGVFDPPSTCQSTLTEKMTSDC